The Montipora capricornis isolate CH-2021 chromosome 6, ASM3666992v2, whole genome shotgun sequence genome has a window encoding:
- the LOC138051821 gene encoding centrosomal protein of 19 kDa-like isoform X1, translating to MFTPRKCGVKFDPPTLVLYYEANLTGKLHKRSMPIRMLRKDSSCTSKMTVCHECVLSCLIISDAVEELRKSSRHGKYLEKISVSQLEKLLTMIQKKMKGLDPLDSRDIAASVNSGHSEEDFNKLDDYELDKRKADMDKEFEMNRIRPGDKDFVYDKEVEFNGGKIESGWDEEDDYSDPDF from the exons ATGTTTACTCCTCGTAAATGTGGCGTTAAATTCGATCCTCCGACGCTTGTTTTATACTACGAAGCCAATCTCACAG GAAAGCTCCATAAAAGATCAATGCCCATACGAATGTTGAGGAAAGATTCAAG CTGCACCTCAAAAATGACAGTCTGCCATGAATGTGTTTTATCTTGTTTGAT CATTTCGGATGCGGTTGAAGAGTTGAGAAAAAGTTCCAGACATGGCAAATATCTGGAGAAAATTTCAGTGTCACAG CTGGAAAAACTACTTACAATGattcaaaagaaaatgaaaggaCTTGATCCGTTAGACTCCAGGGATATAGCTGCGTCGGTAAACAGTGGACACAGCGAGGAAGATTTCAATAAACTGGATGATTATGAACTGGATAAAAGAAAAGCTGATATGGACAAAGAATTCGAAATGAACAGAATTCGGCCCGGAGACAAAGACTTTGTTTATGACAAGGAAGTGGAATTTAATGGAGGCAAGATCGAGTCGGGATGGGACGAGGAAGACGATTATTCAGATCCAGATTTTTGA
- the LOC138051821 gene encoding centrosomal protein of 19 kDa-like isoform X3, with protein sequence MFTPRKCGVKFDPPTLVLYYEANLTGKLHKRSMPIRMLRKDSSISDAVEELRKSSRHGKYLEKISVSQLEKLLTMIQKKMKGLDPLDSRDIAASVNSGHSEEDFNKLDDYELDKRKADMDKEFEMNRIRPGDKDFVYDKEVEFNGGKIESGWDEEDDYSDPDF encoded by the exons ATGTTTACTCCTCGTAAATGTGGCGTTAAATTCGATCCTCCGACGCTTGTTTTATACTACGAAGCCAATCTCACAG GAAAGCTCCATAAAAGATCAATGCCCATACGAATGTTGAGGAAAGATTCAAG CATTTCGGATGCGGTTGAAGAGTTGAGAAAAAGTTCCAGACATGGCAAATATCTGGAGAAAATTTCAGTGTCACAG CTGGAAAAACTACTTACAATGattcaaaagaaaatgaaaggaCTTGATCCGTTAGACTCCAGGGATATAGCTGCGTCGGTAAACAGTGGACACAGCGAGGAAGATTTCAATAAACTGGATGATTATGAACTGGATAAAAGAAAAGCTGATATGGACAAAGAATTCGAAATGAACAGAATTCGGCCCGGAGACAAAGACTTTGTTTATGACAAGGAAGTGGAATTTAATGGAGGCAAGATCGAGTCGGGATGGGACGAGGAAGACGATTATTCAGATCCAGATTTTTGA